Proteins encoded together in one Nostoc sp. PCC 7524 window:
- a CDS encoding UPF0489 family protein: MKTIIFEEHSAVLPEWKQQRIQGKTLIYLDAHIDLQVVSQKRMAALENCTTAEELAKLDKPHHMLPDRGYSYSIEDFLYPAYRLGMISRLIWVNPPQQQEQNQEGKTQEILGKLQSMEGLSLEDLASFKLVGNIVEGKLLGLDVVICDYRDLAQLQLPEDSLIDIDIDYFIELPADEPWIDPQEVFTSLQQLPLTSDFVTITRSVSSGYTPLRYRFFADYLAALWQGDRQNSSHYSRLFDLDKKLRQGDAGSVVTGCLEELQQFPNCAATYYLLSLAESHPELTQDYQNQAASLDANYRDSVLRSISELASRNLEFERQNLEELEQRLEVSQVNQQELAIAHFTLGLLYSKLGDLRPVFKHHQIYKKIGDRHPQLNFRLGNLLLQAGYPQRAANFLHAALQDDMTACGAHSLLGRIYAKQGNLKQACEHFLKVSELMPAFSPPVNVLAKIYHQMGDESNSQAMSKKYQRIQLAAAMLVQKLAN; the protein is encoded by the coding sequence ATGAAAACTATCATATTTGAAGAGCATTCTGCTGTCTTACCAGAGTGGAAGCAGCAGAGAATTCAAGGTAAGACTTTAATTTATTTAGATGCACATATAGACCTTCAGGTAGTCAGCCAGAAGCGCATGGCCGCACTAGAAAATTGTACGACGGCTGAGGAATTAGCTAAATTAGATAAGCCCCATCATATGCTGCCCGATCGCGGTTACAGCTATAGTATTGAAGATTTCTTATATCCGGCTTATCGCTTGGGCATGATTTCACGTTTGATTTGGGTGAATCCCCCGCAACAACAAGAGCAAAATCAGGAAGGAAAAACCCAAGAGATTCTCGGCAAGTTGCAATCAATGGAAGGACTCAGCCTGGAAGATTTAGCGAGTTTTAAGCTAGTTGGTAATATCGTAGAAGGCAAATTGCTGGGATTGGATGTAGTTATTTGCGACTATCGCGATCTAGCTCAATTGCAGCTGCCAGAAGACAGCTTAATTGATATCGATATCGACTATTTTATTGAATTGCCTGCTGACGAACCTTGGATCGATCCGCAAGAGGTATTTACTAGCTTGCAACAGTTGCCTTTAACATCCGATTTTGTGACTATCACTCGTTCAGTTAGTAGTGGCTACACACCATTGCGTTATCGGTTTTTTGCAGATTATCTTGCTGCTTTGTGGCAAGGCGATCGCCAAAATTCCAGCCATTACTCGCGCTTATTCGATCTCGACAAAAAATTGCGACAAGGAGACGCTGGATCTGTTGTCACTGGTTGCCTGGAGGAACTACAACAGTTCCCTAACTGTGCTGCAACTTACTACCTACTCAGCCTAGCAGAATCCCATCCTGAACTTACCCAAGACTATCAAAACCAAGCGGCCAGTTTAGATGCTAATTATCGGGATAGTGTTCTACGTTCCATCAGCGAATTAGCAAGTCGTAATTTAGAATTTGAGCGGCAAAACTTAGAAGAATTGGAACAACGTCTAGAAGTAAGCCAAGTGAATCAACAGGAATTGGCGATCGCTCACTTTACGTTAGGGCTGTTGTATAGCAAATTGGGTGATTTGCGCCCGGTGTTCAAGCACCATCAAATTTACAAGAAAATAGGCGATCGCCACCCCCAACTCAACTTTAGGTTAGGAAATTTGCTTCTACAAGCAGGATATCCCCAACGTGCAGCCAACTTTCTGCACGCCGCATTACAAGATGATATGACGGCCTGTGGCGCTCATTCATTACTCGGCAGAATTTACGCCAAACAAGGCAATTTAAAACAGGCGTGCGAGCATTTCTTGAAGGTAAGCGAACTAATGCCAGCATTTAGTCCCCCTGTGAACGTACTCGCCAAAATTTACCACCAGATGGGAGACGAATCTAATTCTCAAGCTATGTCTAAAAAATATCAACGCATCCAGCTTGCTGCTGCAATGTTAGTTCAAAAATTAGCAAATTAA
- a CDS encoding Nif11-like leader peptide family natural product precursor, whose amino-acid sequence MSKEAVEQMFQAAREDAALQQKLESASGYAEAVKIGADNGFSFTEEEAQAFLAERGLIEGAEGELSEEALEAVAGGLFDNWRIRIRWGGGW is encoded by the coding sequence ATGTCTAAAGAAGCTGTTGAACAAATGTTCCAAGCTGCTAGAGAAGATGCAGCTTTACAACAGAAACTAGAAAGTGCTAGTGGATATGCAGAAGCTGTGAAAATTGGTGCTGACAATGGTTTTAGCTTTACTGAAGAAGAAGCACAAGCTTTCCTAGCTGAACGTGGCTTAATAGAAGGAGCCGAAGGAGAATTATCAGAAGAAGCCCTGGAAGCTGTTGCAGGTGGACTGTTCGACAACTGGAGAATTAGGATCAGATGGGGTGGTGGCTGGTAG
- a CDS encoding FAD-binding oxidoreductase, which translates to MDVLKAWQELLQPENVLTDEANIGAVQTATFATKQRVLAMIRPGDRTEVQECVRIANQYQTPIYPISRGKNWGLGSRVPVQDNCVVMDLSRLNRIVEYNEKLAYITVEPGVTFQQVYEYLRDIKSNLFLSVIGGSPYASLIGNALERGDGFGPYGDRASYVCGFEVVLPTGELIHTGFGRFAHAKTTSVSRWGVGPSLDGIFAQSNLGIVTQMTVWLTPIPKDYQSFNCIVKDHDSLEKLIDIIQKLILQGTIQENCFSFWNCYKVLAREGRYPWQLLGGKTPFSLKDLKGVEPWVGSGSLYCASREQGLAVRKIIEEALTGQVAQIFFRDDDDSSESSDLGLGVPSELNIKSTYWRKKIKIPSHLDPDRDACGVLWLCPLFPFDGKQIVTVLTTIESTIKSYGFEPNIAMSCATSRSVKMFIAIMYDRDESDADHRAMSCHDQLLQFLLQSGYIPYRLGIQSMNSLPVATDDYDQLIRNLKKQLDPNNILAPGRYDSQ; encoded by the coding sequence ATGGATGTACTGAAAGCTTGGCAAGAACTCCTACAACCAGAGAATGTTTTAACAGACGAAGCAAATATTGGTGCTGTCCAAACAGCAACATTTGCCACCAAACAGCGAGTGCTGGCAATGATTCGTCCAGGCGATCGCACAGAAGTACAAGAATGCGTCAGAATTGCGAATCAATATCAAACTCCCATTTATCCTATCAGTCGGGGCAAAAATTGGGGCTTGGGTTCACGAGTTCCTGTTCAAGATAACTGTGTAGTGATGGATTTGAGCAGGCTGAACCGCATTGTTGAATATAACGAAAAGCTGGCTTACATCACTGTAGAACCTGGAGTCACCTTTCAACAAGTATATGAATACTTGCGTGATATTAAGTCCAACTTATTTCTGTCTGTGATTGGCGGTTCTCCCTATGCTAGTTTAATCGGCAATGCCCTAGAAAGAGGAGATGGCTTTGGGCCTTATGGCGATCGCGCTAGTTACGTTTGTGGTTTTGAGGTAGTTTTACCAACGGGGGAACTTATTCATACTGGATTTGGACGGTTTGCCCACGCCAAAACTACATCTGTGAGTCGTTGGGGAGTCGGCCCTTCCCTAGATGGCATATTTGCTCAGTCTAATTTGGGAATAGTTACTCAAATGACTGTGTGGTTAACACCCATACCCAAAGATTATCAATCTTTTAATTGTATTGTTAAAGATCATGATTCGTTAGAAAAACTTATAGATATTATTCAAAAATTAATACTGCAAGGTACAATTCAGGAAAACTGTTTTAGTTTTTGGAATTGCTACAAAGTTTTAGCCAGAGAAGGGCGATATCCCTGGCAACTTTTAGGCGGAAAAACACCTTTTTCCCTCAAAGATTTAAAAGGTGTCGAACCTTGGGTTGGCAGTGGAAGTTTATATTGCGCCAGTCGAGAACAAGGATTAGCAGTACGAAAAATAATTGAGGAAGCATTAACTGGACAAGTAGCTCAAATATTTTTTAGAGACGATGACGATAGCAGTGAATCATCAGATTTAGGCCTTGGTGTTCCTAGTGAACTCAACATTAAAAGCACTTATTGGCGCAAGAAAATCAAAATTCCTTCTCATCTCGATCCCGATAGAGATGCTTGTGGTGTTCTTTGGCTTTGTCCACTATTTCCTTTCGATGGAAAGCAAATTGTCACAGTCTTAACAACCATTGAATCGACAATTAAATCCTATGGATTTGAGCCAAATATTGCCATGAGTTGTGCAACAAGTAGAAGTGTCAAAATGTTTATTGCTATTATGTATGATCGCGATGAATCTGACGCAGATCATCGAGCTATGTCATGTCACGATCAGCTATTACAATTCTTGCTGCAATCAGGATATATTCCTTATCGGTTAGGGATTCAATCGATGAATTCTTTACCTGTCGCCACAGATGATTATGATCAGTTAATTAGAAACTTGAAAAAGCAATTAGACCCTAATAATATCCTGGCTCCCGGTAGATACGATAGTCAATAA
- a CDS encoding tryptophan 7-halogenase: MKIAVIGGGTAGYIAASHISKHFPQFNLYHIYDSTIPTIGVGEGTIPYFLTWLDKITNLSYAELEKRCHITRKFGISFENWGVEHEQFFHHFYPVGETYAYHISAVEIVNLLQEYICATKIDCQVIDVKSNGISANIIFANNTNLEVDLAIDARGFPKSFDDDYIQMSWIPTNAALIRQTPGDNDHLIELKMGSHLLKYQSATRSIARPHGWIFTIPLTNRTSYGYIYNRNLNSLSEIEADFDEFFLHEKITYSGQPKNINFPNFTVRNCFDGAVFKIGNTSAFIEPLEATAIGYILQQVEAISCWVLRAFAKVDQREKLDETQLRVFNQYFLNYAYKISIFVGWHYTMGSRFNTKFWEFAKDNFYQEITKLENDQLLEEFYSLLELAAQLPHPIENFPEFSSTLAEITNIFTALLAGFTKTFGQWTKPSFTEVGYGIGYFSN; the protein is encoded by the coding sequence ATGAAAATTGCTGTCATTGGTGGAGGCACAGCAGGATATATTGCAGCATCACATATCAGCAAACATTTTCCTCAGTTTAACCTGTATCATATTTATGACTCTACTATTCCCACAATTGGGGTAGGGGAAGGTACAATACCGTACTTTTTAACATGGTTAGATAAAATTACTAACTTGAGCTATGCCGAACTAGAAAAACGATGCCATATTACTCGTAAATTTGGTATTAGTTTTGAAAATTGGGGAGTCGAACACGAACAGTTTTTTCATCATTTTTACCCCGTCGGTGAGACGTATGCTTATCATATTTCTGCCGTTGAAATCGTGAATCTTCTCCAAGAGTATATTTGTGCTACAAAAATTGATTGCCAGGTGATTGATGTTAAAAGTAACGGAATTTCAGCCAATATAATCTTCGCAAATAATACTAATCTAGAAGTCGATTTGGCAATTGACGCGCGTGGTTTTCCCAAATCTTTTGATGATGATTACATTCAAATGTCTTGGATTCCTACCAATGCAGCTTTAATTCGCCAAACTCCAGGAGATAATGATCATCTGATTGAGCTAAAAATGGGCAGCCATTTGTTGAAGTATCAATCTGCTACTAGAAGTATCGCTCGACCTCATGGTTGGATTTTTACAATTCCGCTTACCAATCGCACATCTTATGGTTACATTTATAACCGTAATCTTAATTCTCTTAGCGAAATAGAAGCAGATTTTGATGAATTTTTTCTGCATGAAAAAATTACCTACAGTGGACAGCCTAAAAATATAAATTTTCCTAATTTTACTGTACGCAATTGTTTTGATGGCGCTGTTTTTAAAATTGGCAATACATCTGCATTTATTGAACCTTTAGAAGCAACCGCCATCGGATATATTTTGCAACAAGTAGAAGCAATATCTTGTTGGGTGCTTCGTGCTTTTGCTAAAGTTGATCAGCGAGAGAAATTAGATGAAACCCAGTTGAGAGTATTCAATCAATATTTTCTCAACTACGCTTATAAGATTTCCATATTTGTTGGCTGGCATTATACGATGGGATCTCGCTTCAATACAAAATTCTGGGAATTTGCTAAAGATAATTTTTACCAAGAAATTACCAAATTAGAAAACGATCAGCTGTTAGAAGAATTTTATAGTCTTTTAGAATTGGCAGCCCAATTACCTCATCCAATTGAAAACTTTCCTGAATTCTCATCAACATTAGCAGAGATCACAAATATTTTCACAGCTTTGCTCGCAGGCTTTACCAAAACATTCGGACAGTGGACTAAGCCAAGTTTTACCGAAGTCGGATATGGTATTGGATATTTTTCTAATTAG
- a CDS encoding GAF domain-containing protein, which produces MSYLIYAPGTPSERVYELKPGVNTIGRQIGNTIVLLEETVSRYHAQIHVTANGVTIQDCQSRNHTFVNQVPINTYQLGDGDVICCGTAPFKFVHHLTTSQVHHIDAKEVLSGNFKQIPLPQMAVQLENLVNQQPKDASILKFNTHNSEQKSVNKLKILLEVSKQLCSPDEPEQILQKILDLLFQTMGIDRAVILLLDEESQQLEPKAVKLRDYINHDQQFYSRRIVNVAYQSGDAIITQDPKHDQRFSDSVSVFIDKIQNCMCVPLKNYQETIGVLYVDNLSPLVRYTEEDLEFLSALANQAAAAIHMSREFHKREQKLKQQVMELQIQIDQSRKESEVAEIVNQDFFQNLQQRAEQLRNNNNPI; this is translated from the coding sequence GTGTCTTATTTAATCTACGCTCCTGGAACGCCAAGTGAGAGAGTTTATGAATTAAAGCCAGGGGTTAACACCATTGGTCGCCAAATCGGTAATACTATTGTCTTACTAGAAGAAACCGTATCCCGTTACCATGCACAGATTCACGTCACCGCCAACGGAGTGACTATTCAAGATTGTCAAAGTCGCAATCATACTTTTGTCAATCAAGTGCCAATCAATACCTATCAACTGGGTGATGGTGATGTTATTTGTTGCGGTACAGCTCCGTTCAAATTTGTGCATCACCTAACTACATCCCAGGTGCATCATATCGATGCTAAAGAAGTATTAAGCGGTAATTTCAAACAAATTCCTCTGCCTCAAATGGCAGTTCAACTAGAAAATTTAGTCAACCAGCAGCCTAAAGATGCGTCAATTCTCAAATTTAATACTCACAATAGTGAGCAGAAATCAGTTAACAAACTCAAAATTCTGTTAGAAGTTAGCAAACAGCTCTGTTCTCCTGATGAACCTGAACAAATTCTCCAAAAAATCCTGGATTTGCTGTTTCAAACTATGGGAATTGATCGGGCAGTAATTCTCTTGCTTGACGAAGAGTCTCAACAACTTGAACCAAAAGCTGTGAAGTTACGAGATTATATTAATCATGACCAACAGTTTTACAGTCGCCGGATAGTCAATGTCGCTTATCAAAGTGGGGATGCAATTATTACTCAAGATCCCAAGCACGATCAGCGATTTTCTGATTCTGTCTCTGTTTTTATAGACAAAATTCAGAATTGTATGTGTGTCCCCCTCAAAAACTATCAGGAAACTATCGGGGTGTTATACGTCGATAATTTATCTCCTCTTGTCCGCTATACAGAGGAAGATTTAGAGTTTTTGAGTGCTTTGGCTAACCAAGCCGCAGCTGCGATTCATATGTCTCGCGAATTTCACAAACGAGAACAGAAACTAAAACAACAAGTAATGGAATTACAAATTCAAATTGATCAATCGAGAAAAGAAAGCGAAGTGGCAGAGATTGTTAACCAGGATTTCTTTCAAAATTTGCAGCAACGTGCCGAGCAACTTAGAAACAACAATAATCCTATTTGA
- a CDS encoding MinD/ParA family ATP-binding protein produces MSKIISIHSYRGGTGKSNTTANLATLVAREGNRVGIIDTDLPSPGIHILFGFGNKHGYGTLNDFLWGRSKISDVACDVSHVLEGQGTPTSKLYLVPASVKINDISRILREGFDAELLFAGYQQLIKELKLDYLFVDTHPGLSEETLLSLTVSQIVLLILRPDQQDFQGTAVTVDVARRLKVPNLFLIVNKALPEYNFEQMCQQVQATYNVPVLGILPDSPDMLRLASQGIFTIKYSNHPISTVLQKMAKQITSKTVTI; encoded by the coding sequence ATGTCAAAAATTATTTCGATTCATTCTTATCGGGGCGGCACTGGCAAATCTAACACCACAGCTAATCTTGCTACCCTGGTTGCCCGTGAGGGAAATCGCGTTGGAATTATTGATACTGACTTGCCTTCCCCTGGTATTCATATTCTCTTCGGATTTGGGAATAAGCACGGCTATGGCACACTCAATGATTTTCTCTGGGGTAGAAGTAAAATTAGCGATGTTGCCTGTGATGTGAGTCATGTTCTTGAAGGACAGGGAACTCCCACTAGCAAACTGTATTTAGTGCCTGCCAGCGTCAAAATCAATGATATTTCTCGGATATTAAGAGAAGGTTTTGATGCAGAATTATTATTTGCAGGTTATCAGCAGCTGATTAAGGAGTTAAAACTAGATTATCTATTTGTTGATACCCATCCAGGCCTAAGTGAAGAAACGTTACTTTCCTTAACAGTTTCCCAGATTGTGCTGTTAATTTTGAGACCAGATCAACAAGATTTTCAGGGAACAGCTGTAACAGTGGATGTGGCTCGGCGGCTCAAAGTCCCTAATCTGTTTCTCATCGTTAACAAAGCCTTACCTGAATACAACTTTGAGCAAATGTGTCAACAAGTCCAAGCTACTTACAATGTGCCAGTGTTGGGTATCCTACCTGACTCTCCAGATATGCTACGTTTAGCTAGTCAAGGTATCTTTACAATTAAATACAGTAACCATCCTATCAGTACAGTGCTGCAAAAAATGGCTAAACAAATTACTAGCAAGACAGTTACAATTTAA
- a CDS encoding DUF7005 family protein: protein MNSLKFCADILADYGASESEILELLTYNHNVFAPPLLEQLHQPQSESYLATWEQYAKNAATVGAYAALQPHLVQLQFPIMAGISETEEYRAATRKGKSTTQMKTATGLTLFQPEQLQLYIYPTLAGGIPVLVAGNRPDFTSLVQALTRRNEPHPVPDSMGACIVAGYNNWHRVHQYQQQWLLENQDHQGDWAAEFQRLIKRPELYQDRFILLSRGAYSNVTATDLGLDEQTWLELSGKIRLEHECTHYVTRRWFGSMRNNILDEIIADYRGMINAIATYRADWFLHFVGLEAFPTYRQGGRLENYRGEPPLSDGAFKVLQRLVKNAAENLEKFEQEYRHAVRTKPEEMAILMALTTLRLEELASEQGVSLIETAVNDQKKLIFNAHEIETR from the coding sequence ATGAATTCTTTAAAGTTTTGTGCCGATATTTTGGCAGATTATGGAGCTAGCGAGTCAGAAATCCTAGAATTACTGACCTACAATCATAATGTCTTCGCTCCCCCTCTGCTAGAGCAACTGCACCAACCGCAGTCAGAATCCTATCTTGCTACTTGGGAGCAATATGCCAAAAATGCCGCCACCGTTGGGGCTTATGCAGCATTGCAACCGCACTTAGTGCAGTTACAGTTTCCCATTATGGCTGGTATCAGCGAAACAGAAGAATATCGCGCCGCAACGCGCAAAGGGAAATCAACCACTCAGATGAAGACTGCCACAGGGTTGACGTTGTTCCAACCAGAACAACTCCAACTGTATATTTATCCAACCTTAGCAGGTGGAATTCCAGTCTTAGTGGCAGGCAACCGACCTGATTTTACCAGCTTAGTCCAAGCACTGACCAGACGCAACGAACCCCATCCTGTGCCAGATTCAATGGGGGCTTGCATTGTAGCAGGATATAACAATTGGCATCGAGTCCACCAATATCAGCAACAATGGCTCCTAGAAAATCAAGATCATCAAGGAGATTGGGCAGCCGAGTTTCAAAGGTTAATTAAGCGTCCAGAACTGTATCAAGATCGGTTTATCTTGCTCAGTCGGGGGGCATATAGTAACGTTACCGCCACGGATTTAGGACTTGACGAGCAAACATGGCTCGAACTCTCTGGGAAAATTCGCTTAGAACACGAATGTACTCATTATGTAACACGGCGTTGGTTCGGCTCGATGCGAAATAACATCCTCGACGAGATCATTGCAGATTATCGAGGGATGATAAATGCGATCGCCACTTATCGGGCCGATTGGTTTTTACATTTTGTAGGTTTAGAAGCTTTTCCGACCTATCGTCAAGGGGGCAGATTAGAAAATTATCGAGGCGAACCGCCACTCTCAGACGGGGCGTTTAAAGTTTTACAAAGATTAGTTAAAAACGCTGCCGAAAATCTAGAAAAGTTTGAGCAAGAATATCGCCACGCAGTCAGAACCAAGCCAGAAGAGATGGCGATATTAATGGCTTTGACAACACTAAGGCTAGAAGAATTAGCCTCTGAGCAAGGAGTATCTCTGATAGAAACAGCCGTTAATGATCAAAAAAAACTTATTTTCAACGCCCATGAAATCGAAACTAGGTAA
- a CDS encoding cyclic nucleotide-binding domain-containing protein → MIDIFLKQLSNSDIQWLKQNGHQQNLQSGDVLIEQARTSDFFYLLISGELTASISQNQGGRLGNIFAALEDDQDLEQEIARFSPGEVIGKMPVVELTPAAMTVRAVENSALLAVPYELLQEQLEADLGFAARFYRGIAVLLSERFGRLIQHFLRHQKGQIPPLQDVPLIFGELSDSDVDWMLGVGRLEEISAETVLIRNGEQIENLYIILQGGIAVFVKEQQSNRLLSLFTALESNEQTDDSLEREIMRLYRGEILGEAITLDNPMSTYTLRALENSILLKIPEQQMLIKLQQDIGTAARFYRVVAMLLSGRWQGLISRLGYGRTPYQIGQSLELGAEYEDEIDLDIMDNLTLGGARFDWMLKRLKVS, encoded by the coding sequence ATGATAGATATTTTTCTCAAACAGTTAAGTAATAGTGATATCCAATGGCTCAAGCAAAACGGACACCAGCAGAACCTTCAGTCAGGAGATGTTTTAATTGAACAGGCGCGAACCTCGGATTTTTTCTACCTGCTCATTAGCGGCGAACTGACAGCCAGCATTAGTCAAAACCAAGGTGGCAGATTAGGCAATATTTTTGCTGCCCTAGAGGACGATCAAGATTTAGAACAAGAAATTGCCCGCTTTTCCCCTGGAGAAGTCATAGGCAAGATGCCTGTAGTCGAACTCACCCCAGCCGCAATGACTGTAAGAGCCGTAGAAAATTCGGCTTTGCTAGCCGTTCCCTATGAGTTACTCCAAGAACAACTAGAAGCGGATTTAGGTTTTGCGGCGCGATTTTATCGAGGCATTGCAGTGTTACTCTCAGAGCGGTTTGGGCGACTCATCCAACACTTTTTGCGTCACCAAAAAGGCCAAATTCCCCCACTACAGGATGTGCCACTAATTTTTGGCGAACTCAGCGATAGCGACGTTGACTGGATGCTAGGGGTGGGCAGATTGGAAGAAATATCAGCTGAAACAGTTCTGATCCGAAATGGTGAACAGATTGAAAATCTTTACATCATCCTCCAAGGTGGAATTGCTGTCTTCGTCAAAGAACAACAATCCAATCGGCTCCTCAGCCTCTTCACTGCACTAGAAAGCAATGAACAAACAGATGACTCCCTAGAAAGAGAAATCATGCGCCTCTACCGGGGAGAAATTCTGGGAGAAGCGATCACCTTAGATAACCCCATGTCAACTTACACCTTGAGAGCCTTAGAAAATTCTATTTTGCTGAAAATTCCCGAACAACAAATGCTAATCAAATTACAGCAGGATATCGGTACCGCAGCTCGCTTCTACCGTGTCGTTGCCATGTTGCTTTCAGGAAGATGGCAAGGACTAATTAGCCGTTTGGGATACGGGCGCACTCCCTACCAAATCGGGCAGAGTCTAGAACTAGGAGCAGAGTATGAAGATGAAATCGATCTCGATATCATGGATAACCTCACCCTCGGCGGAGCAAGATTTGACTGGATGCTCAAACGATTAAAAGTCAGTTAG
- a CDS encoding NHLP bacteriocin system secretion protein: MSDSSNKLFREEALERLSSPERLDQLMNVVNPRAWLPLAGLGSLVAVAAVWSVVGRLPLTVSGQGVLLYPRSVVQLQAPSDGTVVELNIKSGDNIKKGDVIGLISQPGLEQQLQQEEKKLRELLTQAQDSNSVLTTRLNSERANLAKQRANLKASLQRESIIPTLRQKNLRLLAQNRAAIEKRLRSDQQLLPSLRQRSLDSITQKREGLNDRLEQINKLLPQLQTQLEARRKLYEEKIVSADVMLSAQREYFDSLAQLSDLEAQQKQLEVEQANTERQYLDSQNQTNELNVKIQEIQVQQVDIERQYQQSLNTLDEINSKLQDVNSQLARLAQEELEAQINRTNNIEEVRRRIAQLKREIELKSQIISDYDGKVIELSVVPGQIVSGGTRLGAVNAKGTDAKLMSVIYFADKDGKQIKPEMEVQVTPSLVKRERFGGILGKVQTVTPFPVTVQDMSTIIGNQNLAESMAESLASGGGKAPIQVFAELATANTRSGYQWSSSKGPDIQLSSGTTVQVRVKVGEIAPIAYVIPIFKSITGIY; encoded by the coding sequence ATGTCAGATTCATCAAACAAACTATTTCGTGAAGAAGCTTTAGAACGCCTATCCTCACCAGAGCGGCTCGACCAGCTCATGAACGTCGTCAATCCCAGAGCTTGGTTGCCTCTAGCTGGATTGGGATCATTAGTGGCTGTGGCTGCCGTTTGGAGCGTAGTCGGTCGGTTGCCCCTTACAGTCTCAGGACAAGGCGTGTTGCTCTATCCTCGCAGCGTTGTACAATTGCAAGCCCCAAGCGATGGGACAGTAGTCGAACTCAACATTAAATCTGGAGATAACATCAAAAAAGGAGATGTGATCGGTCTCATCAGCCAACCCGGACTGGAACAACAACTCCAGCAAGAAGAGAAAAAGCTGAGAGAATTATTAACGCAAGCCCAAGACAGCAATTCAGTTCTGACAACCAGACTAAATTCAGAACGGGCGAATCTAGCCAAACAGCGAGCTAACCTCAAAGCTAGCTTGCAACGAGAGTCTATCATCCCCACATTGCGCCAAAAAAACCTCAGATTACTCGCTCAAAATCGCGCTGCCATCGAAAAAAGACTGCGTAGCGACCAACAACTTTTACCGAGTTTGCGTCAAAGAAGCCTCGATTCTATTACACAAAAACGAGAAGGTCTTAACGATCGCTTAGAACAAATTAATAAATTACTGCCACAACTACAAACACAGCTAGAAGCTCGGCGCAAATTGTATGAGGAAAAAATCGTTAGTGCTGATGTGATGTTAAGCGCCCAACGAGAATACTTCGATAGTCTGGCCCAACTGTCTGATCTGGAAGCCCAACAAAAACAGCTAGAAGTAGAGCAAGCCAATACAGAACGGCAGTATTTAGATAGTCAAAACCAAACTAACGAACTCAACGTTAAAATCCAAGAAATTCAGGTTCAGCAAGTTGATATTGAAAGGCAATACCAGCAAAGTTTAAATACCCTGGACGAAATTAACTCTAAACTGCAAGACGTTAACAGTCAGCTGGCCAGGTTAGCTCAAGAAGAATTAGAAGCACAAATTAATAGAACCAATAATATTGAAGAGGTAAGAAGGAGAATAGCCCAATTAAAACGAGAAATAGAATTAAAAAGCCAAATTATCAGTGATTATGATGGCAAAGTCATTGAACTATCTGTAGTACCAGGGCAGATAGTGTCTGGTGGAACTCGTTTAGGAGCAGTGAATGCCAAAGGCACCGATGCCAAACTAATGAGCGTCATCTACTTCGCTGATAAAGATGGCAAACAAATCAAACCAGAAATGGAAGTGCAAGTTACCCCCAGTCTAGTCAAGCGAGAACGATTTGGCGGTATTTTGGGCAAAGTACAAACCGTGACACCTTTCCCGGTGACAGTGCAAGATATGTCAACCATCATCGGCAACCAAAATCTCGCTGAAAGTATGGCTGAAAGCTTGGCATCAGGCGGCGGTAAAGCGCCTATACAAGTGTTTGCAGAATTGGCAACCGCCAATACCAGAAGTGGCTATCAATGGTCGTCCTCCAAAGGACCTGACATCCAGCTGTCGTCGGGAACTACCGTACAGGTTCGCGTCAAAGTAGGAGAAATCGCGCCAATAGCTTACGTGATTCCGATCTTTAAGTCGATTACGGGGATTTATTAG